In a genomic window of Octopus bimaculoides isolate UCB-OBI-ISO-001 chromosome 25, ASM119413v2, whole genome shotgun sequence:
- the LOC128250805 gene encoding uncharacterized protein LOC128250805 isoform X3 gives MKVSTYVLLLLFGVAASFDCSFIAKSNCPVSFKEFSESEYLCNYYSKFAACISVANKRCSEHYNKEFSKKCQGMSHSKQDRVECLSVLFTTITALIFLHL, from the exons ATGAAAGTATCAACGTATGTTTTACTTCTTCTTTTCG gAGTGGCTGCCTCATTCGATTGCAGTTTTATTGCAAAATCCAATTGTCCCGTCTCTTTTAAAGAGTTTTCAGAAAGCGAATATCTCTGCAA TTACTACAGCAAATTTGCGGCTTGTATTAGTGTAGCGAATAAACGATGTTCTGAACATTATAACAAGGAGTTTAGTAAGAAATGCCAG GGTATGAGTCACAGTAAGCAGGACAGG GTCGAGTGCCTTTCCGTGTTATTCACAACTATTACGGctctaatatttttacatttataa
- the LOC128250805 gene encoding uncharacterized protein LOC128250805 isoform X1 produces the protein MKVSTYVLLLLFGVAASFDCSFIAKSNCPVSFKEFSESEYLCNYYSKFAACISVANKRCSEHYNKEFSKKCQGMSHSKQDRAQGPKRLGRRQVAAMRNCHLIYRTQKDERQIRHRRNLN, from the exons ATGAAAGTATCAACGTATGTTTTACTTCTTCTTTTCG gAGTGGCTGCCTCATTCGATTGCAGTTTTATTGCAAAATCCAATTGTCCCGTCTCTTTTAAAGAGTTTTCAGAAAGCGAATATCTCTGCAA TTACTACAGCAAATTTGCGGCTTGTATTAGTGTAGCGAATAAACGATGTTCTGAACATTATAACAAGGAGTTTAGTAAGAAATGCCAG GGTATGAGTCACAGTAAGCAGGACAGG gcacaaggcccgaaacgtTTGGGGAGGAGGCAAGTGGCGGCAATGCGCAATTgccacttaatttatcgaacccaaaaggatgaaaggcaaattcgacatcggcggaatttgaactga
- the LOC128250805 gene encoding uncharacterized protein LOC128250805 isoform X2: MKVSTYHLITAVDETYSTARHKISSCVTLGERNIVQRYYSKFAACISVANKRCSEHYNKEFSKKCQGMSHSKQDRAQGPKRLGRRQVAAMRNCHLIYRTQKDERQIRHRRNLN; encoded by the exons ATGAAAGTATCAAC GTACCATTTGATTACTGCGGTCGATGAAACCTACTCAACCGCTCGACACAAAATTTCAAGTTGCGTGACTTTAGGAGAGAGAAACATTGTACAACG TTACTACAGCAAATTTGCGGCTTGTATTAGTGTAGCGAATAAACGATGTTCTGAACATTATAACAAGGAGTTTAGTAAGAAATGCCAG GGTATGAGTCACAGTAAGCAGGACAGG gcacaaggcccgaaacgtTTGGGGAGGAGGCAAGTGGCGGCAATGCGCAATTgccacttaatttatcgaacccaaaaggatgaaaggcaaattcgacatcggcggaatttgaactga
- the LOC128250805 gene encoding uncharacterized protein LOC128250805 isoform X4, producing the protein MKVSTYVLLLLFGVAASFDCSFIAKSNCPVSFKEFSESEYLCNYYSKFAACISVANKRCSEHYNKEFSKKCQVECLSVLFTTITALIFLHL; encoded by the exons ATGAAAGTATCAACGTATGTTTTACTTCTTCTTTTCG gAGTGGCTGCCTCATTCGATTGCAGTTTTATTGCAAAATCCAATTGTCCCGTCTCTTTTAAAGAGTTTTCAGAAAGCGAATATCTCTGCAA TTACTACAGCAAATTTGCGGCTTGTATTAGTGTAGCGAATAAACGATGTTCTGAACATTATAACAAGGAGTTTAGTAAGAAATGCCAG GTCGAGTGCCTTTCCGTGTTATTCACAACTATTACGGctctaatatttttacatttataa
- the LOC128250805 gene encoding uncharacterized protein LOC128250805 isoform X5, translated as MKVSTYVLLLLFGVAASFDCSFIAKSNCPVSFKEFSESEYLCNYYSKFAACISVANKRCSEHYNKEFSKKCQGMSHSKQDR; from the exons ATGAAAGTATCAACGTATGTTTTACTTCTTCTTTTCG gAGTGGCTGCCTCATTCGATTGCAGTTTTATTGCAAAATCCAATTGTCCCGTCTCTTTTAAAGAGTTTTCAGAAAGCGAATATCTCTGCAA TTACTACAGCAAATTTGCGGCTTGTATTAGTGTAGCGAATAAACGATGTTCTGAACATTATAACAAGGAGTTTAGTAAGAAATGCCAG GGTATGAGTCACAGTAAGCAGGACAGG tga
- the LOC128250805 gene encoding uncharacterized protein LOC128250805 isoform X6 — MKVSTYYSKFAACISVANKRCSEHYNKEFSKKCQGMSHSKQDRAQGPKRLGRRQVAAMRNCHLIYRTQKDERQIRHRRNLN; from the exons ATGAAAGTATCAAC TTACTACAGCAAATTTGCGGCTTGTATTAGTGTAGCGAATAAACGATGTTCTGAACATTATAACAAGGAGTTTAGTAAGAAATGCCAG GGTATGAGTCACAGTAAGCAGGACAGG gcacaaggcccgaaacgtTTGGGGAGGAGGCAAGTGGCGGCAATGCGCAATTgccacttaatttatcgaacccaaaaggatgaaaggcaaattcgacatcggcggaatttgaactga